One Fictibacillus halophilus genomic window, TCGCAGTCATAGCATCATGAGCTGGCTGAATGCCCCAATCCATACCTGACTTTTCTTCGATCACTTTCATCAGATGATAAAAAAGGACGTTCGTGCCCGCATCGTTAAACTGGCTTGCGATTGTTCCGTAAACTGGCATCTCATCAAGGTCTTTATCAAACCAGTTGCGAGAACGCTGATATTGCTTCTTCACATCACGAAGCGCATCTTCAGAGCCTTTGCGCTCAAATTTATTGATCGCGATAATATCTGCATAATCAATCATATCGATTTTCTCTAATTGTGACGGTGCACCAAACTCACTCGTCATCACGTATAGAGAAGCGTCGGAGATCTCTGAGATCCCTGCGTCCCCTTGGCCGATTCCACTCGTCTCAACTACGATCAGATCAAATCCAGCTGCTTTCGTTACCGCAATCGCATCCTTAATTGCATCGGACAGCTCAGAACGTGAACCACGTGTTGCAAGTGAACGCATATACACTCGAGGGTGATAGATCGCGTTCATACGGATTCTGTCACCTAAAAGCGCTCCGCCAGTCTTTTGTTTTGTCGGATCGATCGAGATGATCGCGATCGTCTTGTCTTCACATTCGTTTAGGAAGCGTCGAACGAGCTCATCCGTTAATGAACTTTTCCCCGCTCCGCCTGTTCCTGTAATGCCTAGAACTGGCACTTGTTTTTGCAGGCTTTTTAATTCGTTTAGCGCCTGTTCAGCCGTTGCTGCGATCTCTTCTGGTGCTTGCTTCACGTTTTCTGCTAACGTGATGAGACGCGAAACAGAGCGTACGTCTTTCTCTTTCACTTTTTCAATCTCATCTGTTAACGAGGTAACCGTCGGAAAATCACACTCTTCTACCATTTTATTAATCATGCCTTGAAGTCCTAGCAATCTTCCATCTTCAGGTGAAAAGATGCGAGTTACGCCATAAGCATGCAGCTCCTTGATCTCAGGTGGGATAATAACGCCCCCGCCTCCGCCAAAGACTTTGATATGTTCTGCACCGCGTTCTTTTAATAGATCGATCATGTATTTAAAATATTCAACGTGTCCGCCTTGATAAGAAGAGATCGCGATCCCTTGAACATCCTCTTGGATGGCAGCACTCACCACTTCATCTACAGAACGGTTGTGACCGAGGTGGATCACCTCACAGCCGTTCGACTGAATGATTCTTCGCATGATGTTAATCGACGCATCGTGACCATCAAAAAGACTGGAAGCGGTTACAAATCGAACCGGATTCTTTGGCCGGTAAATATCAGTCTGAGTCATTTCATTCATCCTTTCTTACGCTCCTTTAATGCCGTACAACAATTGCTGAAGCTGTAACTGTGTATACTCTTCTAATGTATAGATCTTCTGCAGCGCCCAACGTCTGAACGTCCACATCTGTCCGATGATCACAATATTGTGAGCCGCTGCCGGAATCTCGTTTTCGCTTAAATGCAGTTCACCTTGCTTTACTACTTTAAAAAGCAGTTCTTCAAAGATCGCCGTCATCTCTAACTCTTTTTTGAGTACATATGGAAGAGCCTCATGAGAGAGCGACTTTGCTTCTTGATACATGACAAGCACTTCATCCTGCATATCGTCCATCACTTTAAAATAAGCCGCGATCGCACGCTCGACTCCTTGAATGCCGCTATCTTCCCCATTGATATCCTGCTGCAGCCTCAGCTTTACTCCATCATATATGCTGTCGCAGACGAGATAGAGAATATCTTCTTTTGACCGGATATACTCGTAAAGTGTGCCGATGCTGAAGCCAGAAGCTTTTGCGATCTCACGGGTAGTCGTGCGGTGGAAACCATTCTCTTTAAATAGAGAGACCGCCGCTTTCACCATCTCTTCCCGTCGTCTCTGAATCAATTTTTCGTCTTTTACGAGCGACGGCACTTCTTTCTTACCCAATTGGCCTCCCTCATTTCTGTTTCCCGTCAGCCGGCTGCAATCGTTTTGTTAAAATCTCTTCTGCAGCTGTATAAGGGTCTGTCGTACCTG contains:
- a CDS encoding TetR/AcrR family transcriptional regulator, producing MGKKEVPSLVKDEKLIQRRREEMVKAAVSLFKENGFHRTTTREIAKASGFSIGTLYEYIRSKEDILYLVCDSIYDGVKLRLQQDINGEDSGIQGVERAIAAYFKVMDDMQDEVLVMYQEAKSLSHEALPYVLKKELEMTAIFEELLFKVVKQGELHLSENEIPAAAHNIVIIGQMWTFRRWALQKIYTLEEYTQLQLQQLLYGIKGA